One Eptesicus fuscus isolate TK198812 chromosome 11, DD_ASM_mEF_20220401, whole genome shotgun sequence genomic region harbors:
- the TRAK2 gene encoding trafficking kinesin-binding protein 2 isoform X2: MILGTDRVEQMTKTYNDIDMVTHLLAERDRDLELAARIGQALLKRNHVLSEQNEALEEQLGQAFDQVNQLQHELSKKDELLRIVSIASEESETDSSCSTPLRFNESFSLSQGLLQLDMLQEKLKELEEENMALRSKACHIKTETISYEEKEQQLVSDCVKELRETNAQMSKMTEELSGKSDELIRYQEEISSLLSQIVDLQHKLKEHVIEKEELRLHLQASKDAQRQLTLELHELQDRNMECLGMLHESQEEIKELRSRSGPAAHLYSQSFGAFSGESLASEIEGTMRKKLSLDEESSLFKQKAQLKRVFDTVRIANETRGCTVPFPALLSIPGSNHSSVIMTAKPFESGLQQTAEKTLLSQRSSSEEVPGNVQKLGQPEPSEDSDLATALHRLSLRRQNYFSEKQFFAEEWERKMQVLADQKEGVSGCGTSTESLASLCTDQSETTDFSSTSCLRCFMPEKLQIVKPLEGSQTLHHWQQLAQPNLGTILDSRPGVITKGFTQLPKDIYRLSDLEEDEEEGITFQVQQPLQVEQKPTDPKPVTGIFLPPITSAGGPVTEVCASVAASNPGKCVSCTNLTFTFTTCRILHPSDVTQVTPSSGFPSLSCGSSSSSSSSTAVNSPATSYRLSIGESVTNRRDSTVTCSSTMSLAKLLQERGISAKVYHSQVPENPLLQPLPRVLDIPSTPPNSPSHSPCPSPLPFEPRVHLSENFLASRPAETFLQEMYGLRPSRNPPDVGQLKMNLVDRLKRLGIARVIKTPDAQEHGRSQEAEIGLRRPDSTVYLNSGSNLLSGLRRNQSLPIMIGSFGTSVCTSSPKMDNLKEE, encoded by the exons TTCTAGGCACAGACAGGGTGGAGCAGATGACCAAAACTTACAATGACATCGACATGGTTACACATCTCCTGGCAGAG AGGGATCGTGATCTGGAGCTAGCTGCTCGCATTGGACAAGCTCTCTTAAAGCGAAATCATGTCTTGTCTGAGCAGAATGAAgccctggaggagcagctgggaCAAGCTTTTGACCAA gtcAATCAACTGCAGCATGAGCTATCCAAGAAAGATGAGTTACTTCGAATTGTCTCCATCGCTTCGGAAGAGAGTGAGACTGATTCCAGCTGTTCTACACCTCTTCGGTTCAATGAGTCCTTCAGCTTATCTCAGGGCTTGCTACAGTTGGACATGCTGCAAGAAAAGCTCAAGGAACTGGAGGAAGAGAATATGGCTCTTCGGTCCAAG gctTGTCACATAAAGACAGAAACTATTAGCTATGAAGAGAAGGAACAACAGCTTGTCAGTGACTGTGTTAAAGAACTTC GTGAAACAAATGCTCAGATGTCCAAAATGACTGAGGAATTGTCTGGGAAGAGTGATGAACTGATACGATATCAAGAAGAGATCTCCTCTCTCTTGTCTCAAATTGTAGATCTTCAGCACAAACTTAAAGAG CATGTGATTGAGAAGGAAGAACTGAGACTGCACCTGCAAGCTTCCAAAGATGCCCAAAGACAGCTGACATTGGAG TTACATGAATTACAAGACAGGAATATGGAGTGTCTAGGTATGTTACATGAatcccaagaagaaataaaggaactTCGTAGTAGATCTGGCCCTGCTGCTCACCTCTACTCCCAATCATTTGGAGCTTTTTCTGGG GAATCTCTGGCATCTGAGATTGAGGGGACCATGCGTAAAAAGTTGAGTTTGGATGAGGAATCGTCTCTCTTTAAACAAAA GGCCCAACTGAAACGGGTATTTGATACAGTCAGGATTGCCAATGAGACACGGGGCTGCACTGTCCCATTCCCAGCTCTACTATCCATTCCAGGCTCCAACCACTCAAGTGTCATCATGACAGCAAAACCTTTTGAGTCTGGTTTACAACAAACAGCAGAGAAAACCCTCCTGAGCCAGAGGAGCAGCTCGGAGGAGGTTCCAGG GAACGTTCAGAAGCTGGGTCAACCAGAGCCCTCTGAAGATAGTGATTTGGCTACAGCACTGCATCGCCTTAGTCTGCGGCGACAAAACTACTTCAGTGAGAAGCAGTTCTTTGCTGAAGAATGGGAGCGGAAGATGCAGGTTCTGGCTGACCAGAAGGAAGGGGTTAGTGGCTGTGGCACCTCCACCGAGAGCCTTGCCTCTCTGTGCACTGACCAGTCGGAGACCACGGACTTCAGCAGTACCAGCTGCCTTCGGTGTTTTATGCCTGAAAAATTACAAATTGTCAAGCCCCTTGAAG GATCACAAACTCTGCACCACTGGCAGCAGCTTGCTCAACCAAACTTAGGAACCATTCTTGACTCACGACCCGGTGTCATCACTAAAGGCTTTACCCAGTTGCCCAAGGACATCTATCGCCTCTCAGATTTagaagaggatgaagaagaagGTATCACTTTTCAGGTCCAGCAACCTCTTCAAGTGGAACAGAAACCTACAGATCCCAAGCCAGTAACAGGAATCTTTCTACCGCCCATTACTTCAGCAGGTGGTCCAGTTACAG AAGTCTGTGCTTCAGTTGCAGCTTCAAACCCAGGAAAATGTGTGTCATGCACAAACTTAACATTCACCTTCACCACCTGTAGGATATTGCACCCCTCCGATGTCACTCAGGTTACTCCCAG ctctggGTTCCCTTCGTTATCCTGTGGAAGTAGCAGTAGCAGTTCATCAAGCACGGCAGTGAATTCTCCTGCTACGTCCTATAGACTCAGCATTGGTGAATCCGTCACCAACCGACGAGATTCCACTGTAACCTGCAGCAGCACCATGAGCTTGGCCAAACTTCTACAAGAGCGAGGCATTTCTGCTAAAGTGTACCACAGCCAAGTTCCAGAGAACCCCCTCCTTCAGCCTCTCCCTAGAGTCCTGGATATCCCTTCCACACCCCCAAATTCACCATCTCACTCACCTTGCCCTTCTCCTTTGCCCTTTGAGCCTCGAGTACATCTCTCTGAAAATTTTTTGGCCTCACGACCGGCCGAAACATTCCTCCAGGAGATGTATGGCTTGAGGCCTTCCCGGAACCCTCCTGATGTTGGCCAGTTGAAGATGAACTTAGTAGACAGGCTGAAGAGATTGGGCATAGCCAGAGTGATCAAGACCCCCGATGCCCAGGAACATGGAAGAAGCCAAGAGGCAGAAATTGGTCTTCGAAGACCAGACTCTACTGTTTATTTAAATTCAGGTAGCAATTTATTGAGTGGATTGAGGAGGAATCAGAGTCTTCCAATCATGATAGGTAGTTTTGGCACCTCAGTTTGCACATCCTCACCCAAAATGGATAACCTGAAGGAGGAGTGA